One window of Phycisphaeraceae bacterium genomic DNA carries:
- a CDS encoding DNA translocase FtsK has product MGNLSSSSHAQTKAYTGGALMAFSDHRVWRGVAWMLALVAWLFFTTSLLGFHAGDAPTHVVYPPNAPTLNWCGPAGATVAYHAIRVFGSGVWIIVLGMGMWLGVTAAGYRVGLEWIRMVGLLILAGALGGTQGVLFPNSGPFPDLAGGVVGEAIAHWLNTRFHTFGSLLILLAFTAVGAVIAFDKWVVLAPLWLGKKAQPIASKAGAGALAGAVSGASAAGGFATEWAGGVRSRITDASAARRHAPSKARVRRNDIDDDEEIPDVDELPHRQRKPDHPERDRKRKAKKHTQHVQAEDVDVDDADTDDEDIIAKPKRAERERVRATKKRRRARPEVATSHEDDEEYVEIDEQHDAVGAYAKDHDDDASEPEESYTPEELREKIAKLPVVFAKDTRKVATAEDLASLQTQDLDQPYEYPPLDLLEEPEENFTERLENVVREQAEALEAALHEYRIKGEVVGIESGPVITLYDVRLAPGTKVSNLQAVSSDIARALKAVNVRIVANQLGRDTVGIEVPNPTKEKVRLKELMSSNQASSKMKLPMFLGKDASGEPLIADLTKMPHMLIAGTTGSGKSVCMNTIIMSFLYTKRPTELRLVLVDPKMVEMSQFKDIPHLMCPVVTEMAKAAAILEWAVRKMDERYELLAEAGCRDIATYNSLSWDELKERLEPANEEDEKRIPRTLPYMVFIIDELADLMMTNKEVEGSIIRIAQKARAVGIHLILATQRPQANVVTGLIKSNMPCRMTFKVSSGMDSRIVLDQKGGELLLGQGDMLYLSPSSHKLVRAQGTLVDDLEIRKVVRFIRDRSRAAFDPALVSMRGEMSADEQRLHDSQNNSSASLQAAQEDPLFERAVEIVLETKRGSVSLLQRRLAIGYTRASRLIDLMGIAGIIGEHKGSVAREVAITPAEWHAMKEQAERDAAEGRLPGQEGQGDLFAGASTSRPTDDAPAPRVTPSHSDDVPFDVPASSSMSRQPAHAISMREDGSSAVESTEHDTAVQVLDMTDKDDTENDEETDTVALKPTPQLKKTPIEVLSPSRDEDDEEAEYEDETDDEAEASYDDDEYEEDDGEEEYEDDEEENDDESDEEYEDDEEEEYEDEEDEDEYEEGDEDEDELDEDDEEYEDEDEDEEYEEGDDEEDEDDEEEEYEEEDGEYEDDEEYDEEEEDEEDDEDR; this is encoded by the coding sequence ATGGGAAATCTCTCTTCGTCGTCTCATGCGCAGACCAAGGCGTACACTGGCGGGGCACTTATGGCGTTTTCGGACCATCGAGTATGGCGTGGAGTCGCGTGGATGCTCGCGCTTGTCGCGTGGCTGTTCTTTACCACATCGCTCCTCGGGTTCCACGCGGGTGACGCACCCACGCACGTTGTCTATCCACCGAATGCGCCAACCCTCAACTGGTGCGGCCCAGCTGGAGCAACGGTTGCATACCACGCGATCCGTGTCTTCGGCTCCGGCGTCTGGATTATCGTTCTCGGCATGGGCATGTGGCTCGGCGTCACAGCTGCTGGGTACCGCGTCGGGCTTGAGTGGATCCGGATGGTCGGGCTGCTGATTCTTGCGGGCGCACTCGGCGGCACGCAGGGGGTGTTGTTCCCGAACTCCGGCCCGTTCCCGGATCTTGCTGGCGGCGTCGTTGGTGAAGCGATCGCGCACTGGCTCAACACGCGCTTCCACACGTTCGGATCGTTGCTCATCCTGCTCGCATTCACAGCCGTTGGAGCAGTCATCGCGTTCGACAAGTGGGTTGTCCTTGCACCATTGTGGCTTGGTAAGAAAGCCCAACCGATCGCGTCCAAAGCAGGTGCGGGAGCTCTTGCTGGCGCGGTCTCTGGCGCAAGCGCTGCTGGCGGATTCGCAACCGAGTGGGCAGGCGGCGTGCGCTCGCGCATTACTGATGCAAGTGCCGCTCGGCGTCACGCACCCAGCAAAGCACGCGTCCGTCGCAACGACATCGACGACGATGAGGAAATTCCTGATGTCGACGAACTCCCCCATCGCCAGCGCAAGCCCGACCATCCGGAGCGCGATCGCAAGCGCAAGGCAAAGAAGCACACCCAGCATGTGCAGGCTGAGGATGTCGACGTTGATGATGCAGACACAGACGACGAGGACATCATCGCAAAGCCGAAGCGTGCAGAGCGTGAGCGGGTGCGTGCAACAAAGAAACGCCGCCGCGCTCGCCCTGAGGTCGCAACCTCGCACGAAGATGATGAAGAGTACGTGGAGATAGACGAACAACATGACGCGGTCGGCGCGTACGCCAAGGACCACGACGACGACGCAAGCGAGCCCGAGGAGTCGTACACACCAGAAGAGCTTCGTGAGAAGATCGCCAAGCTGCCCGTGGTCTTTGCGAAGGACACGCGCAAGGTCGCGACTGCTGAAGATCTCGCATCGCTCCAGACGCAAGATCTCGATCAGCCGTACGAGTATCCGCCGCTCGACCTGCTCGAAGAGCCCGAGGAAAACTTCACCGAACGACTGGAAAACGTGGTCCGTGAGCAGGCAGAAGCGCTCGAAGCTGCGCTCCACGAGTACCGCATCAAGGGCGAGGTTGTGGGCATCGAGTCCGGCCCGGTCATCACGCTATACGACGTGCGCCTTGCGCCGGGAACAAAGGTCAGCAATCTGCAAGCAGTGTCATCGGACATCGCGCGCGCGCTCAAAGCGGTCAATGTGCGCATTGTCGCAAACCAGCTCGGACGCGACACCGTCGGCATTGAGGTGCCAAACCCCACGAAGGAGAAGGTCAGACTCAAGGAACTGATGAGTTCCAACCAGGCATCGTCGAAGATGAAGCTGCCCATGTTCCTCGGCAAGGACGCGTCGGGCGAGCCGCTCATCGCAGACCTGACGAAGATGCCGCACATGCTCATCGCCGGCACGACGGGCTCGGGCAAGAGCGTGTGCATGAACACGATCATCATGTCGTTCCTGTACACGAAGCGCCCGACCGAGCTGCGTTTGGTCCTCGTCGATCCCAAGATGGTCGAGATGTCGCAGTTCAAGGACATCCCACATCTGATGTGCCCGGTCGTGACCGAGATGGCAAAGGCCGCTGCCATCCTGGAATGGGCTGTTCGCAAGATGGACGAACGCTACGAGCTGCTCGCAGAAGCGGGGTGCCGCGATATCGCAACGTACAACTCGCTGTCATGGGACGAGCTGAAGGAACGTCTTGAGCCCGCGAACGAAGAGGACGAGAAGCGCATCCCGCGCACGCTCCCGTACATGGTGTTCATCATCGACGAGCTCGCCGACCTGATGATGACCAACAAGGAGGTCGAGGGTTCGATCATCCGCATCGCGCAGAAGGCGCGCGCGGTCGGCATCCATCTGATCCTTGCAACACAGCGTCCGCAGGCAAACGTCGTCACGGGTCTGATCAAGTCCAACATGCCGTGCAGAATGACGTTCAAGGTCTCATCGGGCATGGACTCGCGCATCGTGCTCGACCAGAAGGGCGGCGAACTGCTGCTCGGGCAGGGCGACATGCTGTATCTGTCTCCCTCGTCGCACAAGCTCGTGCGCGCGCAGGGAACACTTGTTGACGATCTGGAAATCCGCAAGGTTGTGCGCTTCATCCGAGATCGATCGCGTGCTGCGTTCGATCCGGCGCTTGTCTCGATGCGTGGCGAGATGTCCGCCGACGAGCAGCGCCTGCACGACAGCCAGAACAACTCGTCCGCGTCGCTCCAGGCTGCACAGGAAGATCCGCTCTTTGAACGCGCTGTCGAGATCGTGCTCGAAACGAAGCGCGGAAGCGTGTCATTGCTCCAGCGTCGTCTTGCGATTGGATACACACGCGCAAGCAGACTCATCGATCTAATGGGTATCGCGGGCATCATCGGCGAGCACAAGGGAAGCGTTGCACGCGAGGTCGCGATCACGCCTGCCGAATGGCACGCCATGAAAGAACAAGCTGAGCGTGATGCTGCCGAGGGCAGACTGCCCGGACAGGAAGGGCAGGGCGATCTGTTCGCTGGCGCATCAACATCCAGACCAACCGACGATGCACCGGCACCGCGCGTGACACCATCGCACAGCGATGATGTGCCGTTCGATGTTCCAGCGTCGTCAAGCATGTCGCGTCAGCCGGCGCACGCAATCTCCATGCGTGAGGACGGGAGTTCTGCTGTCGAATCAACCGAGCACGACACCGCGGTGCAGGTGCTCGACATGACCGACAAGGACGACACAGAGAACGACGAAGAAACAGACACCGTCGCGCTGAAACCCACGCCGCAACTAAAGAAGACGCCGATCGAGGTGCTCTCGCCATCGCGTGATGAAGATGACGAGGAAGCTGAGTACGAGGACGAGACGGACGACGAGGCTGAAGCGTCGTACGACGATGATGAGTACGAAGAGGATGACGGTGAAGAAGAATACGAGGATGACGAGGAAGAGAACGACGACGAGAGCGATGAAGAATACGAGGACGACGAGGAAGAAGAGTACGAAGACGAAGAAGATGAGGATGAATACGAAGAGGGCGATGAGGACGAAGATGAACTAGACGAGGACGATGAAGAGTACGAGGACGAAGACGAAGACGAGGAATACGAAGAAGGGGACGACGAAGAAGACGAGGATGATGAGGAAGAGGAGTACGAAGAAGAAGACGGCGAGTACGAGGACGACGAAGAATACGATGAAGAGGAAGAGGACGAAGAAGACGACGAGGACCGTTGA
- a CDS encoding methyltransferase domain-containing protein has protein sequence MDQMDQKNTRINTGTSVAPRRDGSAMPEAIANAIAPQRPFDDKTFEELASGYNFLETSDRRRVFARLIIKECDRVRMEREAAGSSDPVRVLDVGCGRGIGREVDYTRAMRHHIDDFWGIEPDNTVTPEDGLFDHMQHALMETADLPDDHFDVVYSFMVMEHVADPDGYMSAVSRVLKPGGVHIFMTPNKKHYFTLTASIMHSMKIDELILRLIKRSSKDEYHYPVQYKCNSKTQIDAIASKTGFDKPTYAFLEADGPRGYFPGPTKILFYLLRKKRAVIRNPQVLLTLTARMVKK, from the coding sequence ATGGATCAAATGGATCAGAAGAACACCCGGATCAACACAGGGACATCTGTGGCGCCACGCCGGGATGGCAGCGCCATGCCCGAAGCGATTGCAAACGCAATCGCTCCACAAAGACCGTTCGACGACAAGACATTTGAGGAACTTGCCAGCGGGTACAACTTCCTGGAAACTTCAGATCGCAGGCGAGTCTTTGCTCGCCTGATCATCAAAGAGTGCGATCGGGTACGAATGGAGCGGGAAGCTGCCGGATCGAGCGACCCCGTGCGTGTGCTGGATGTCGGATGTGGTCGCGGCATTGGCAGGGAGGTTGATTACACCCGTGCCATGCGCCATCACATCGACGATTTCTGGGGGATTGAACCCGACAATACTGTGACACCGGAAGACGGATTGTTCGATCACATGCAGCACGCGCTGATGGAGACAGCCGACCTTCCCGACGACCACTTTGACGTCGTCTACTCGTTCATGGTGATGGAACACGTTGCTGATCCTGATGGGTACATGTCGGCAGTTTCACGCGTACTCAAGCCCGGCGGTGTGCATATCTTCATGACACCAAACAAGAAGCACTACTTTACGTTGACAGCTTCCATTATGCACTCAATGAAGATTGATGAGCTGATCCTTCGGTTGATCAAGCGGTCTTCAAAGGATGAGTACCACTATCCGGTGCAGTACAAATGCAACTCGAAAACGCAGATCGACGCAATAGCATCAAAGACCGGATTTGACAAACCAACCTATGCGTTCCTCGAAGCCGACGGTCCGCGCGGGTATTTCCCCGGACCAACAAAGATTCTGTTCTATCTGCTTCGAAAGAAGCGAGCAGTTATCAGGAATCCTCAGGTGCTGCTGACGCTGACAGCTCGTATGGTAAAGAAGTAG
- a CDS encoding aldehyde dehydrogenase family protein: protein MSQHASATPIAGPARSGAPAPPARQVVRPSHAAASDTATAHRIEAHAVNARDRVPGKSIIAGRSAIEESTDASRLTLTYHATDPTTGEALEQRYSCATSSQIEYACERAWEAWHAMRDIPAPEARAALLECIASKLALLADELPEIAAKETGFSVMHLRTERSKLLMHLHWLANEVRAGNWHKTVIESPDYDRRPIPKPDMRSMMRSIGPVMALGPGSLPIELGSAGRDTASAIAAGCPVVYKAHPYHPGTDEMMGWAVASAVEELDLHPGTFSMLHAGGRDRDVVAHTILQNPCIRGVVGSCSYEAADVLEAFAHKRNDGTRMLLTTGTANPVVVLPSALANETEKVARMVSEATVLFGGQSCHKPSIVLGIASEGFESLTHQMVDRLSDAEQHIVISEYVRERYNAQLRALGGISHVEFRSGKVSDHASGHSSQGTAPISDKTAQQSTPVAVSPAILRTDAKTFQKNALMYRELFGPAIILVSAANEAELIQSLASFQGFLNATLWAQPADGVLAKKIMPVLEQRCGRIVLNDSAIHIEDCAALVIGGPSPAQMESHHAWSSTGRDSIARFTRPVCFEHVWESLLPPELHQDNPLDVAQTVDGQLNESEPLPEMKAKSA from the coding sequence ATGTCCCAGCATGCTTCGGCAACTCCAATCGCAGGGCCCGCAAGGTCCGGAGCACCCGCGCCACCAGCCAGGCAGGTGGTTCGGCCGTCCCACGCTGCTGCCAGCGATACTGCAACTGCGCACAGGATTGAAGCCCATGCTGTCAACGCGCGCGATCGCGTCCCGGGCAAGTCCATCATCGCGGGCCGATCAGCGATTGAGGAATCGACCGACGCATCACGACTCACACTGACATACCACGCGACAGATCCAACAACGGGCGAGGCGCTAGAACAAAGGTACTCGTGCGCAACATCCTCACAGATCGAGTACGCGTGCGAGCGCGCATGGGAAGCGTGGCATGCGATGCGCGACATACCAGCGCCAGAGGCTCGCGCGGCTCTGCTTGAGTGCATCGCATCGAAGCTCGCGCTGCTCGCCGACGAGCTGCCCGAAATCGCTGCGAAGGAAACCGGATTCAGCGTCATGCATCTGCGCACAGAGCGGAGCAAACTGCTGATGCACCTGCACTGGCTCGCAAACGAAGTACGCGCCGGCAACTGGCACAAAACAGTTATCGAATCGCCGGACTATGACCGCAGACCAATCCCGAAGCCCGACATGCGATCGATGATGCGATCGATTGGTCCCGTGATGGCGCTCGGACCCGGGAGTCTTCCCATCGAACTCGGAAGCGCCGGACGCGACACTGCATCGGCGATTGCAGCGGGATGCCCTGTTGTGTACAAAGCGCATCCATACCATCCCGGCACGGACGAGATGATGGGTTGGGCTGTTGCATCTGCAGTTGAAGAACTTGATCTTCATCCAGGCACGTTCTCAATGTTGCACGCGGGCGGGCGCGATCGCGACGTTGTTGCACACACCATCCTCCAGAATCCATGCATCCGCGGCGTGGTGGGATCCTGCTCGTATGAAGCTGCAGACGTGCTCGAGGCATTTGCGCACAAACGCAACGACGGCACACGCATGCTGTTGACAACGGGCACCGCGAATCCAGTCGTTGTGCTCCCAAGCGCGCTGGCAAACGAGACAGAAAAAGTTGCTCGGATGGTGTCTGAAGCAACGGTGCTCTTCGGCGGTCAATCATGCCACAAGCCCAGCATCGTTCTTGGCATCGCCTCCGAGGGATTTGAAAGCCTTACACACCAGATGGTCGATCGTCTCAGCGACGCGGAGCAGCACATCGTCATATCCGAGTACGTGCGCGAACGGTACAACGCGCAGCTTCGTGCGCTTGGTGGGATCAGCCATGTTGAGTTTCGCTCTGGAAAGGTGAGCGATCATGCCAGCGGTCACAGCTCACAAGGCACAGCTCCGATCTCTGACAAAACCGCGCAGCAGAGCACGCCAGTTGCTGTATCACCAGCAATCCTGCGTACTGATGCGAAAACCTTCCAGAAGAACGCATTGATGTATCGTGAACTCTTTGGCCCCGCAATCATCCTTGTCAGCGCAGCAAATGAAGCCGAACTCATACAATCTCTCGCGTCGTTCCAGGGATTTCTGAACGCAACGCTGTGGGCGCAACCAGCCGACGGCGTTCTCGCAAAGAAAATCATGCCAGTGCTTGAGCAGCGCTGCGGTCGCATTGTGCTGAATGACTCGGCGATCCACATCGAGGACTGTGCAGCACTCGTGATTGGTGGCCCATCACCAGCCCAGATGGAGAGCCACCACGCATGGAGTTCCACAGGACGGGATTCCATCGCCCGTTTCACACGACCAGTCTGTTTCGAGCATGTGTGGGAGAGCCTGCTGCCACCAGAACTACATCAGGACAATCCATTGGATGTTGCGCAGACGGTTGACGGGCAACTGAATGAGAGCGAGCCTCTACCGGAAATGAAGGCAAAGAGCGCATAA
- the gatC gene encoding Asp-tRNA(Asn)/Glu-tRNA(Gln) amidotransferase subunit GatC translates to MPETQPSSTLTDADIRKIARLSRLAVPDDQIPAMREKIGAALGYIERLRSVDLEGVEPMANPAAVYSSDSPDSNRLDDDAIGKMLPTQALMDMAPATSHGQFILVPKVLDGEGGGA, encoded by the coding sequence ATGCCTGAAACGCAACCCTCCAGCACGCTGACAGACGCGGACATCCGCAAGATCGCACGACTTTCACGGCTCGCGGTCCCAGACGACCAGATCCCCGCGATGCGCGAGAAGATCGGTGCTGCGCTCGGATATATCGAGCGTCTGCGATCTGTTGACCTCGAAGGTGTCGAGCCCATGGCAAACCCAGCAGCTGTGTATTCCTCCGACTCGCCGGATTCGAACAGGCTTGACGACGACGCGATTGGCAAGATGCTTCCGACGCAAGCGCTCATGGACATGGCTCCCGCGACATCGCACGGGCAGTTCATCCTCGTTCCAAAGGTACTTGACGGTGAAGGCGGTGGCGCATGA
- a CDS encoding YifB family Mg chelatase-like AAA ATPase — protein sequence MLARVQSHIPVGVESRLCEVEVDHDKNTTNFASVVGLPDAAVREAIERVRSAIANAGYRFPDGRVLINLAPADVRKEGPMYDLPIAIGLLAVQGAVVMSRTRQHAFAMAGGESDDNPDAAIDLRNCLIAGELALDGRVRPIRGAIMLALLARARGMHSVILPYENATEAAVVEDINVYGVSTLAEAVGILNGTLDIEPVPSIDVASALSHASAAVDFAEIKGQESVKRAIVVAAAGAHNLLMLGPPGTGKTMMARALPGVLPTLTPDEALEVTRVHSSAGVLQHGKGLVTARPVRAPHHTASCAAIVGGGVVPRPGEISLAHHGVLFLDELPEFSRNVLEALRQPLEDRVVTIARSHGTLSFPANVMLVAAMNPTQRGTVRAGQEGQRDVDRYMARISGPLLDRIDIHIEAPAVPWKELSQARVGTNSAQMREQVLSARQRQLDRQARTNATLKGKDLDALAPMTDNATALLGRAMVDLHLSARAYDKVRRIARTIADLAGQIQIEDAHIAEAIQYRLLDRQMS from the coding sequence ATGCTCGCTCGAGTTCAATCCCACATCCCCGTTGGTGTCGAGTCCCGCCTGTGTGAGGTGGAGGTCGATCACGACAAAAACACAACCAACTTCGCCTCGGTTGTTGGTCTGCCTGATGCTGCGGTTCGTGAAGCGATTGAGCGCGTCCGCAGTGCGATTGCGAACGCTGGCTACCGATTCCCTGATGGAAGGGTTCTGATCAATCTTGCACCAGCGGATGTTCGCAAGGAAGGGCCGATGTACGATCTTCCCATCGCGATCGGTCTGCTCGCGGTGCAGGGGGCTGTAGTCATGTCGCGCACCCGCCAGCATGCCTTCGCGATGGCGGGTGGTGAGAGCGATGATAATCCTGACGCAGCGATCGATCTGCGCAACTGCCTGATCGCGGGTGAACTCGCGCTCGACGGCAGGGTGCGACCTATCCGCGGCGCGATCATGCTTGCGCTGCTCGCACGCGCACGAGGCATGCACTCTGTGATTCTGCCGTACGAAAACGCGACCGAAGCAGCAGTGGTTGAGGACATCAATGTGTATGGCGTGTCAACGCTTGCAGAAGCGGTCGGGATTCTCAACGGCACACTCGATATTGAACCTGTGCCATCAATCGATGTCGCATCAGCACTCTCACATGCGAGTGCGGCTGTCGACTTTGCAGAAATCAAGGGGCAGGAATCGGTAAAGCGAGCGATCGTTGTCGCTGCTGCGGGTGCGCACAATCTGCTGATGCTTGGCCCGCCGGGAACCGGCAAAACAATGATGGCCCGCGCATTGCCGGGTGTATTGCCCACGCTGACACCCGATGAGGCGCTCGAAGTAACCCGAGTGCATTCAAGCGCGGGAGTGCTTCAGCATGGCAAGGGGCTTGTGACAGCGCGTCCGGTTCGAGCGCCGCATCACACCGCGTCATGTGCTGCAATCGTGGGTGGTGGTGTGGTCCCAAGACCGGGTGAGATCAGTCTTGCACACCACGGTGTGCTGTTTCTTGATGAACTGCCGGAGTTCTCACGCAACGTGCTTGAAGCGCTGCGTCAGCCTCTCGAAGATCGCGTTGTGACCATTGCACGATCGCATGGCACACTCAGCTTTCCCGCGAACGTCATGCTCGTCGCAGCGATGAACCCAACGCAGCGTGGCACGGTGCGCGCAGGACAGGAGGGGCAGCGCGATGTTGACCGGTACATGGCCCGCATCTCCGGGCCGCTGCTCGATCGCATCGATATCCACATCGAAGCCCCAGCTGTCCCATGGAAAGAGTTGTCGCAGGCTCGTGTCGGTACAAACTCCGCGCAGATGCGCGAGCAGGTGCTCAGCGCGCGTCAGCGTCAGCTTGATCGCCAGGCCCGGACAAACGCGACGCTGAAGGGGAAGGATCTCGATGCGCTTGCGCCAATGACAGACAATGCAACCGCGCTGCTTGGCAGGGCAATGGTTGACCTGCATCTGTCGGCTCGCGCATACGACAAGGTCAGACGCATTGCGAGAACGATTGCCGATCTTGCCGGCCAAATCCAGATCGAAGACGCGCATATTGCAGAAGCGATCCAGTATCGACTGCTCGATCGTCAGATGTCATAA
- a CDS encoding VOC family protein — MLEHEKINYVEFPSRDIPATKAFFTTVFGWSFTDYGPDYTSFENQGIASGGFFASDHASQTSNGGALIVFYSNDLEATQAKIERAGGTIVRPTFSFPGGRRFHFTEPSGNEFAVWSDKEPR; from the coding sequence ATGCTGGAACACGAGAAGATCAACTACGTCGAGTTCCCGTCGCGAGACATCCCCGCGACCAAAGCGTTCTTCACAACAGTTTTCGGGTGGTCGTTTACAGACTACGGCCCCGACTACACATCATTCGAAAACCAGGGCATAGCGTCAGGTGGATTCTTCGCGTCGGATCATGCGTCGCAAACATCAAACGGCGGCGCACTGATCGTGTTTTACAGCAATGACCTTGAAGCAACGCAGGCAAAGATCGAGCGTGCTGGCGGGACGATCGTCAGACCAACATTCTCGTTCCCCGGTGGCAGACGGTTCCACTTCACCGAACCATCGGGCAACGAGTTTGCTGTCTGGTCCGACAAGGAACCGAGGTGA
- the gatA gene encoding Asp-tRNA(Asn)/Glu-tRNA(Gln) amidotransferase subunit GatA, which translates to MTIAEIVDAVTSKRASAMEITNHSLAMIDRAEPKVHAFLEIFHDQARTQAKDIDARIARGETIGPLAGVPIALKDNMCLSYGRTTCASRILENFESPYTATAVQKLIDAGAVIIGKTNLDEFAMGSSCEHSAFGPTRNPWDTDRVPGGSSGGSAAAVAYGAVPASLGSDTGGSIRQPAALTGIVGIKPTYGRISRYGLVAFASSLDQIGPFTRTVEDGARMLDAMCGFDPLDATSTTLELPQLTGEIDQPIELLTIGVPKQARSDAVHPAVAKAFNDAVNVYRSLGANVIDIDLAHSELGIAAYYIVAPAEASSNLARFDGIRYGRRAEMKPGMSLEDLYAQSRAEGFGDEVKRRIMLGTYALSSGYYDAYYTTALKARRRIKDDFDRAFDKGVHAVLMPSAPGPAFRIGEKTNDPLALYLEDLFTVGANLAGLPGISMPAGFAEIEGKQLPIGVQLISPAYDEKTMLRAARTFEKATSFHNQCALV; encoded by the coding sequence ATGACAATTGCAGAGATTGTCGACGCAGTGACATCAAAGCGTGCAAGCGCGATGGAGATCACGAACCACTCGCTGGCAATGATCGATCGCGCAGAGCCGAAAGTGCACGCATTTCTTGAGATCTTTCACGACCAAGCGCGCACGCAGGCAAAGGACATCGACGCACGCATTGCACGCGGCGAGACCATTGGCCCGCTCGCGGGCGTGCCCATCGCCCTGAAGGACAACATGTGCCTGAGCTATGGAAGGACAACATGCGCGAGCCGGATTCTTGAGAACTTTGAGAGCCCGTACACCGCAACCGCGGTGCAGAAACTGATCGACGCTGGAGCTGTGATCATCGGCAAAACCAATCTCGATGAGTTTGCCATGGGCAGTTCGTGCGAGCACTCTGCTTTCGGTCCGACCAGGAACCCGTGGGATACTGATCGCGTGCCCGGCGGATCATCGGGCGGAAGTGCCGCTGCGGTCGCATACGGTGCTGTACCAGCGTCGCTCGGATCAGACACGGGTGGCTCCATACGCCAGCCGGCTGCACTCACGGGTATCGTCGGGATCAAGCCGACCTACGGCAGAATCAGTCGATACGGGCTTGTTGCCTTTGCATCAAGTCTTGATCAGATCGGCCCGTTTACGCGCACTGTCGAGGACGGCGCGCGCATGCTCGACGCGATGTGTGGATTCGATCCACTCGACGCAACCAGCACAACGCTCGAACTTCCCCAACTGACCGGCGAGATTGATCAGCCGATCGAGCTTCTCACCATTGGCGTGCCGAAGCAGGCGCGATCCGACGCGGTGCATCCCGCTGTTGCAAAGGCGTTCAACGACGCGGTCAATGTGTATCGCTCGCTCGGTGCGAACGTGATTGATATTGATCTTGCGCACTCCGAGCTTGGCATCGCTGCGTACTACATCGTCGCGCCCGCAGAAGCATCGAGCAACCTTGCAAGGTTCGACGGGATCCGTTATGGCAGACGAGCCGAGATGAAACCGGGCATGTCGCTCGAAGATCTCTACGCGCAATCACGCGCTGAAGGATTCGGTGACGAGGTGAAACGACGCATCATGCTCGGCACCTACGCGTTATCATCCGGGTATTACGACGCGTACTACACCACAGCGTTAAAAGCCCGCCGGCGCATCAAGGATGACTTTGACAGAGCATTCGACAAAGGTGTCCACGCGGTGCTGATGCCGAGCGCACCAGGGCCCGCGTTCCGGATTGGTGAGAAGACGAACGATCCGCTCGCACTCTATCTCGAGGATTTGTTCACTGTCGGCGCCAATCTCGCTGGACTTCCCGGTATATCCATGCCAGCCGGGTTTGCTGAGATCGAGGGCAAGCAACTGCCCATCGGCGTGCAGCTTATTTCACCTGCGTACGACGAGAAGACCATGCTTCGCGCGGCTCGCACGTTCGAGAAAGCAACGAGCTTCCATAACCAGTGCGCATTAGTGTGA